GGTGTGCTCGCTCATATGCGGGCTGCGAATCCAACTGCCTTGGGGGTAGGTGCCGTGTTCGTCTTGGAAGGTGCCCTCGATCACATAAATTTCCTCGCCACCAAAGTGGGTGTGGCGGTTGAACTGGGTGCCAGGTTGCCAGCGCACCAGGGCGACGCTTTCGGTTAGGAACTGATGCAGGGGGAGAACGCTGAGCCCTTCGACCATGCCTGGGACGAACCCTGCTGCGTGGGTGTCGAGTTTTACGATCTCCGCATCGCCCTCTTGAAATTGCCAGAGCTTCACCAAAATTGTGCAGCCTTCTTTGGTAAAAGGCGCATGGGATGTGCCGATAGGATTGCGGAGGTAGGACCCTGGGCCGAAA
This sequence is a window from Rhodospirillaceae bacterium. Protein-coding genes within it:
- a CDS encoding cupin → MQDEILRINADFDGQVAVYTHDMDWVSSPSSGVDRIMLDRIGGEVARATSLVRFAPDSNFPLHTHDGGEEFLVLEGTFSDQAGDFGPGSYLRNPIGTSHAPFTKEGCTILVKLWQFQEGDAEIVKLDTHAAGFVPGMVEGLSVLPLHQFLTESVALVRWQPGTQFNRHTHFGGEEIYVIEGTFQDEHGTYPQGSWIRSPHMSEHT